The following is a genomic window from Dermatophilaceae bacterium Soc4.6.
CGCAGGTGCGTGTGGCGGGTGGGCACGAGCGCGAGGCTCGCCGTGACCGACTCGCGGCCGACGAGGTCGATGACGGCGTTGGTCGCGTCGTTGTCGCTGAGGCAGATCATCAGCGTGAGCGCCTCGAGCAGGGGCAGCCGTCGCACCGACGGCAGGAGCTCGAGGGGCCCGCTGCCTCCGACGCGCTCACCGGGCAGTGGCAGGCTCACGGTGGTGTCCAGGGCCAACCGGCCGCGCTGGCAGGCGTCGAGCGCGGCGACGAGGACCGGCACCTTGATCGTGCTGGCCGCCGGGACGACGTGCTCGGCGTCGACGTCGACCCGCAGGGCACCGGGCAGGCTGACGCTGACCCCCACGCGCCCGGGGGCGCGCGAGACGAGCGCGGACAGGCGCTCGCGCAGCAGCGCCGCCGCCGCGTCGGCGGCCCGCTCGCTCATGCCGGCCCTCCCGGGCCCCGCCACGGACCGGCGGGGACGAGGCACGAGCGCCCCCGCTGCGCCAGCTCGTCGAGACCACCGACCCCCAGCAGCCCGAGCCCGTGCGCGAGGTCGGCCCGGACCGCCTCGAGCGCTGCGGCCACCCCCGCGCCGCCCCCCGCGGCCAGGCCCCAGACGACGGGCCGCCCGAGCAGCACCGCGTCGGCCCCGAGAGCGAGGGCCACGAGCACGTCGAGGCCGGAACGGATGCCGCCGTCCACCAGGACCGGCACCCGGCCGGCGACGGTGTCCACCACCGCCGGGAGGGCGCGCGCCGTGGCGACGGCCCGGTCGAGCTGGCGACCCCCGTGGTTGCTCACCACGATGCCGGCCGCGCCCGCGGCGAGGCAGCGCTCGGCGTCCGCACCGCCCAGGACGCCCTTGACCAGGACCGGGAGGCCGGTGACTCCGGCCAGCCACCCGATGTCGTCGAGCGTCGCCGGGGCCTGGACCAGCGCCTGCTCGGCATCGACCTCGTCTGCCGAGCCGACGTGGCGGGCGAGGTTGTCGTGCATCAGCTCCGCAGTGCCCCGTGGTGGACCGTGCGCCTCCCGGGCGCGCAGACCGACGTACGGCGTGTCACCGGTGAGCACGACCGCCCTCGCCCCTGCCGCCGTGGCCCGCTGGGCGAGCGCAGCGGTCAGGCCGCGGTCGCGCACGAGGTAGGACTGCCACCACCACGGGGTGCCACGGGCGTCGAGCACCCCGGCGACCTCTTCGATGGCCACGGTGGTGCGCGTCGACAGGACCATCAGGCTGCCCGCGTCGGCCACGCCCGACGCGGTGGCCAGCTCACCGTCAGGGTGGGCAAGTCGGTGGTAGGCCGTCGGCGCAGCCAGCACCGGGGTGGCGAGGTCGCAGCCCAGGAGCGTGGTCCGCGTCGAGGCGACGTCGACGCCGGCCAGCACCGACGGCACCAGACGCCAGTCCCGCCAGGCGATCTCAGCCTCGTCGAGGGTGACCTCGTCGGCGGCACCGGTGCCGACGTAGTCGACCGCCGCCGGGTGCATGAGCGTGGCCGCGGCTCGCGCGTGGTCGATCAGGAGAGGCAGCATCGGGCCAGTCTGCCCCCGATCCACGGGCGTCGGGGTCCGCGCCCGGGGTCGGTGCCCCTCCCCGTGTCAGGATGGATCGATGACCGCCACCGACCACCACCGGCGCCGCGTCCGAGTCGAGGTCGCCAACCTCTGGGAGCGCCCTGACAGCCCCCGCACGGTCGACGCTCCCAGCGTCGCCGACGAGCCGGATGTCGCGCGGTGGCTCGAGGAGCTGGATGCCCACGACGGGGAGTCGATGACGGGCGACGGGCGCCTCGGCCTGCACCATCGCCTGCACACCCAGCTGCTCGCCGGCGAGCCGGCCGTGGTGCTCGGCGCCGACCCGGCCCATCCGGGCTGGGTGCACGTGCGGGCGCCCCGGCAGCCGACCTCGATCGCCCCCGACGGCTACCGGGGGTGGGTCCGCGCCAGCCACCTGACCGACCCGGCCGACCCGGCCGACCCGGCCGGCTCCCTCCCCCTGACCGAGCCGACCCCGATCAGCGCAGAGCACCCCCTCGTGGTCCTGGCGCGCCAGCACCTCGGGCTGCCTTACCTGTGGGGAGGGCTCAGCCCCGCCGGTTTCGACTGCTCGGGCCTCGTCCACTGGTGCCTGCGGGCGCTCGGCGTGGTCGTGCCGCGGGATGCCGACGACCAGCAGGACGCCTGCGTCCCCGTGCCGCTCGACGAGGTCAGGGCCGGCGACCTCTACTTCTTTGCGCTCCCGGGTGAGGGTCGGGCCCACCACGTGGGCATCGTGACCAGCCGGGGACACATGATCCACGCGCCCGAGACCGGCTGCGGGCTGATGGAGGAGCCGCTCGACGACGGGCGGCTCGAGACCCTCGCCGGGGCCGGGCGGCCCCCCTCGTGACCGGCCCGGTCGACCGCTAGCGCAGGACGCGGAGACTGATCGTCTCGGGCATGGCCTCGAGGGCGGTGGCCACGTCGGGCGAGGTGTCGGCGGCGACGTCGGTGATGACGTATCCCATCTCTCCCCGCGTGGCGAGCACCTGACCCTCGATGTTGACCCCGTGCTCCGAGAGCAGCTGGTTGACGCTGGCCAGCACTCCCGGGATGTTGCGGTGCAGCAGGGCCAACCGGTGGCTGGAGCTGCCGGCGTCGAGCAGCGCCGCCGGCAGGTTGACGCTGAGCGAGGTGCTCCCCCGCTCGACGTAGTCGCGCAGCTTGCCCGAGACGAAGCGGCCGATGTCGCGCTGCGCCTCCTCGGTCGAGCCACCGACGTGCGGTGTGAGGATGACGTTGGGCAGCCCGCGCAGGCTCGACTCGAAGGTGTCGCCCTGCGCCTTGGGCTCGACGGGGAAGACGTCGATCGCGGCACCGGCCAGGTGGCCGCCGCGCACGCTGTCGGCAAGGGCCTCGGTGTCGACGACGAAACCGCGGGAGAGGTTGAGGAAGACGGACCCCTTCTTCATCGCCGCGAACTGCTTGGCCCCGAACAGCCCGGCGTTGCCGATGCGGCCGTCGACGTGGAGGGTGACGACGTCGGCCAGCCCGAGCAGCTCGTCGAGGGTGTCGACCTTGCGGGCGTTGCCCATGGGCAGCTTGTCGTCGGCGTCGAAGTAGACGACGCCCATGCCGAGGGCCTCGGCCACGACCGAGAGCTGGCTGCCGATGTTGCCGTAGCCGATGATGCCCAGGGTCCGACCCCTCATCTCGTGGGCGCCCTTGGCCGACTTGTCCCAGAGCCCCCGGTGCAGCGCGTCGCTCTTCTCGGTCAGCCGACGGGTCAGCGCGATCATCTCCGCGATGGCCAGCTCGACGACACTGCGGGTGTTGGAGAAGGGAGCGTTGAAGGCAGCCACGCCATGGGCGGCGGCGGCGTCGAGGTCGATCTGGTTGGTGCCGATGCAGAAGGCACCGACGGCGAGCAGATCGGGCGCAGCGTCGAGCACGGCCGCGGTGAGCCGGGTGCCGGAGCGGATGCCGAGCAGCTGCACCCCCGCGAGCGCCGAGACGAGCTCGGCCGCGTCCATGGCCCCGGCGTGCTGGACGACCTCGATGCCTGCCGCCTCGAAGGAGGCGACGGCATCGGCGTGGATGTTCTCGAGCAGGAGTGCTTTCACCCGACCATGTTGGCAGGCCCCGGCCACGCCCCTGACGCCGGTCCGCTCACCGGACGGCCCAGGATGCGGTCACAGCAGGAAACCAGCCGGGAAGGGGTCGGTGGGATCGAGGAGGTACTGCGCGGTGCCGGTCACCCAGGCCCGGCCGGTCACGGCCGGGCGGATCGCCGGACGGCCGCCCACCGTGGTCTCCCCGAGGATGGTGCCCAGGAAACGACCACCGATGAATGACTCGTTGACCATCTCGTCGCCGACGGTCAGGAGACCCCGCGCGTGCAGCTGGGCCAGTCGAGCGCTGGTGCCAGTGCCGCACGGCGACCGGTCGAACCAGCCCGGGTGGATGGCCATCGCGTGCCTCGAGTGGCGGGGGGTCGACCCGGGCGCCTCGAGGTAGACGTGGTGGCAGACGTCGATGCTCGCGTCCTCGGGGTGGACGACCGGCCGCTGCTCGTTGATCGCCGCCATCACCGCGAGACCGGCGTCGAGCAGGGCCGCCCGGTGGTCTCGGCTGAATTCCAGCCCGAGGTCGTCGGTGCGCACCACGGCATAGAAGTTGCCGCCGTAGGCGATGTCGTAGGTCACCTCGCCGAAGCCCGGCACGTCGACCACCTCGTCGAGCGCGTGGCTGTAGGACGCGACGTTCTCGAGGGTCACGCTCACGGCTGCGCCGTCACGCACCTGCACCCGCGCGGTGACGAGCCCGGCGGGGGTGTCGAGGCGGATGACGGTCTCGGGCTCGACGACCGGCACCATGCCGGTCTCGACGAGCACGGTGGCGACACCGATTGTGCCGTGGCCGCACATCGGCAGGCAGCCCGAGACCTCGATGAAGAGCACCCCGTAGTCGGCGTCGGGACGCGTCGGCGGCTGCAGGATCGCGCCCGACATCGAGGCGTGGCCGCGCGGCTCGTACATCAGCAGGGTGCGCAGGTCGTCGCGCTCGGCCATGAAGAGCTGACGTCGCTGCGCCATCGTCGATCCGGGCAGCACACCGACACCACCGGTGACGACCCGGGTGGGCATCCCCTCGGTGTGCGAGTCCACTGCGTGCAGGACGACCTTGCTGCGCACGGCCGACCTACGACAGGCCGGCGTCGATCACGGCCCGGGTGGCCGCGCTCACGACCTCGAGCAGCTGCGCGTCGAGGGGCTGCCGCGGCGCCCGGCACACGCCTCCGGGCCGCCCGACCAGGTCCTGGCCCAGCTTGATGGCCTGGACGAACTCGGTGCGGCTGTCCCAGCGGAGCACCGGGTGCAGGGTGCGGTAGAGCGGCAGGGCCGTGGAGAGGTCTCCCGCGACGCACGCCTCGAAGAGCTGCAGGCAGGCGCGGGGAAACACCTGCGCGTAGCCCGCGACCCAGCCGACACCCCCCGCCAGGACCACCTCGAGAACGGTGTCGTCGCTGCCGACCAGCACGTCGAGCCCCGGTGCCAGCTCGGCGATCTCGTAGGCTCGGCGCGGGTCGCCGGTGAACTCCTTCACCGCGACCACCAGCCCCTCGCGGTGCAGGTGGGCCAGGAGTGCCGGAGTGAGGTCGATCTTGGTGTCGATGGGGTTGTTGTAGGCCACGACCGGCAGCCCCGCCCCGGCCACGAGCTCGTAGTGCTCGAGCACCGCACGGTCGTCGCCGCGGTAGGCGTTCGGGGGCAGCGCCATCACGGCCGCGGCGCCGAGGTCTCTGGCCACCTCGGCGTGCCGGCGGCTCTCGCGACCGCTGTAGGCCCCCACCCCCGGCATCACGACGAAGCCCTCGGGGGCGTGCTCGACCGCGGTCTGCACGACGGCATCCCGCTCCCTGTTCGTGAGGGTCTGGTACTCACCCAGCGAGCCGTTCGGAGCGACCCCGTGCAGGCCCTGCGCAGCCAGCCAGGCGATGCTCTCGCCGTAGGCGGCGAGATCCGGCTCGAGCTCGCCGGCGGCCGTCGAGACGAAGGGCAGGGCGGTGGCGACGAGCACACCGCGCCAGGGAGTGGCGGTCAACGGGATCTCCTTGGGTCAGCCGGAAACCCGATCTCGGACCCGGCCGTCACACCCTACCGACGTCGTCGAGGAACGGCTCATCGGCTGGTGGGTCGTCGTCGTGTCGGTCGTCGAGGGCGGCCAGCAGGCCCAGGCTGACCGGCTGGGCCACCAACCGCTCGAAGGGTGGTGGAGGTGCCGCGCTCGGGCCTGCGGCCTCGGCGACCAGCAGGGCACAGGCCGCCTCGCACGTGCGTCCCTGACACCAGCCCATGCCCACCCGGGTGAGCTGACGGACCGGTCGCGCACCGTCGACGCCACGGGCGATCACCGCCCGGACCGCAGAGACCGGCACCTCCTCGCACCGGCACAGCAGGGTCGGCCCGGTGAGGGCCTGCGACCAGGCGGCCGGCACCGGGTGCACCGCGTGGAGGGCTGACGCGAAGGCCCGCTGGGCGTCGCGGCGCCGACCGACCGTGCTCCGTCTACGCAGGGAGCCCGGTCCGGCGGCAGGGGTGGGGGTCAGCGGGCCGGCCAGACCGTCTCGGGCGGCGTAGCCCGCCAGCTCGCCCTCGGCGAGGGCCAGAGCGGCACCGCCGACCCCACTCGTCTCTCCAGCCACCAGCACCTCGGGCACCGAGGTCTGCTGACGAGCGTCGGTCGTGACGACGAGACGACCGTCGGGGCCGGCGGCCACCGCACAGCCGAGGGTGACGGCCAGGTCGATGACGGGCGCGAACCCCCACCCGATGCCGACGGTGTCGGCGCTGATCCGTCGGGTGGCGTGGGGCACGAGGTGGCCCCGTGCATCGAGGCGCTGCACCGTCACCGCCTCCACCTCGTCGGCGCCCTCGGCCTGCACGATCATCGACCTGGGGTGGACCCTGATGCGGTAGCGGGCCAGCTCGGCGGCATACGCCACTCCCTCGGCCAGTCGGCCGGGGTTGCGCCCCACCGCGGGCAGGTGCCGGGCCCAGCGCTGGGGCGATGCTGCTTCGTGCACGCCGAGCACCGTGGCGCCGCGACGCGCGAGCCCGACGGCGACGGGGAGCAGGAACGGGCCGGAACCGCCCAGGACGACCCGCTGACCGGCCACGACGCCGCTGCCCTTCAGCAGGGCCTGGAGACCCCCGATGGTCATCACCCCGGGCAGCTCCCAGCCCGGGAACGGCAGGGCCACGTCGTGCGCACCCGTCGCGATGACCACTCTCCGGGCCCGGACCTCGCCCGCCGAGGCCCCCGCCCCCGTCCCTGCCGTGCTCAGGACGACCAGTCCCTCGGTGCGCACCGCGGTCCAGACCTGCGTGCGCAGCAGCAGGCGGAGCCGACCCGCCCGCTCGCCCTCGAGGACCCGGTTGCACAGCCGGGTGAAGGTGTCGAGACCGTGGTGCAGGTCGTGCAGCTCGCCGAACCGCAGCCGACCGGCGCCGGACGAGGGCGCCGGCTGACGCCAGTACTGCCCGCCCAGGGCGGTGGCCCGCTCGACCAGCACCACCCGCAGGCCCACCGCGAGGGCGGTGGTCGCGGCCGCGAGACCCGCCGGTCCCCCGCCGACCACGGCCACGTCGTAGGGGGTCGCCGGGCCGGCGACTGCGGTCACGGCGCCCCCTCCGCGAGCTCGTCAGCGGTCGGGCTGGGGTGGCTGGGGTGGCGGGAAGGAGGGCCGTCCTGGCTGTGCACCGCCACCGCCTCGTGCGCGGGGGCCAGGCAGGCCCGGACGTCGGGGACCCCGTCGACCGTCAGGAGGCACTCGAAGCACACGCCGATCCCGCAGAAGAGACCCATCGGGCGTCGGGTGCGCCCCGACCTGCTCCAGGAGCGGGTGCCGTCCGCGACGAGCGCGGCCCCGACCGTCTGCCCCGGACGGTATCTGACCGGTCGACCGTCGAAGTCGAAGGACGACGTCATGACGCCTCCGCCGGTACCCGCAGCGGACCAC
Proteins encoded in this region:
- a CDS encoding C40 family peptidase; translation: MTATDHHRRRVRVEVANLWERPDSPRTVDAPSVADEPDVARWLEELDAHDGESMTGDGRLGLHHRLHTQLLAGEPAVVLGADPAHPGWVHVRAPRQPTSIAPDGYRGWVRASHLTDPADPADPAGSLPLTEPTPISAEHPLVVLARQHLGLPYLWGGLSPAGFDCSGLVHWCLRALGVVVPRDADDQQDACVPVPLDEVRAGDLYFFALPGEGRAHHVGIVTSRGHMIHAPETGCGLMEEPLDDGRLETLAGAGRPPS
- the serA gene encoding phosphoglycerate dehydrogenase, whose protein sequence is MKALLLENIHADAVASFEAAGIEVVQHAGAMDAAELVSALAGVQLLGIRSGTRLTAAVLDAAPDLLAVGAFCIGTNQIDLDAAAAHGVAAFNAPFSNTRSVVELAIAEMIALTRRLTEKSDALHRGLWDKSAKGAHEMRGRTLGIIGYGNIGSQLSVVAEALGMGVVYFDADDKLPMGNARKVDTLDELLGLADVVTLHVDGRIGNAGLFGAKQFAAMKKGSVFLNLSRGFVVDTEALADSVRGGHLAGAAIDVFPVEPKAQGDTFESSLRGLPNVILTPHVGGSTEEAQRDIGRFVSGKLRDYVERGSTSLSVNLPAALLDAGSSSHRLALLHRNIPGVLASVNQLLSEHGVNIEGQVLATRGEMGYVITDVAADTSPDVATALEAMPETISLRVLR
- a CDS encoding dihydrodipicolinate synthase family protein: MTATPWRGVLVATALPFVSTAAGELEPDLAAYGESIAWLAAQGLHGVAPNGSLGEYQTLTNRERDAVVQTAVEHAPEGFVVMPGVGAYSGRESRRHAEVARDLGAAAVMALPPNAYRGDDRAVLEHYELVAGAGLPVVAYNNPIDTKIDLTPALLAHLHREGLVVAVKEFTGDPRRAYEIAELAPGLDVLVGSDDTVLEVVLAGGVGWVAGYAQVFPRACLQLFEACVAGDLSTALPLYRTLHPVLRWDSRTEFVQAIKLGQDLVGRPGGVCRAPRQPLDAQLLEVVSAATRAVIDAGLS
- a CDS encoding alpha-hydroxy acid oxidase — its product is MLPLLIDHARAAATLMHPAAVDYVGTGAADEVTLDEAEIAWRDWRLVPSVLAGVDVASTRTTLLGCDLATPVLAAPTAYHRLAHPDGELATASGVADAGSLMVLSTRTTVAIEEVAGVLDARGTPWWWQSYLVRDRGLTAALAQRATAAGARAVVLTGDTPYVGLRAREAHGPPRGTAELMHDNLARHVGSADEVDAEQALVQAPATLDDIGWLAGVTGLPVLVKGVLGGADAERCLAAGAAGIVVSNHGGRQLDRAVATARALPAVVDTVAGRVPVLVDGGIRSGLDVLVALALGADAVLLGRPVVWGLAAGGGAGVAAALEAVRADLAHGLGLLGVGGLDELAQRGRSCLVPAGPWRGPGGPA
- a CDS encoding proline racemase family protein, which gives rise to MRSKVVLHAVDSHTEGMPTRVVTGGVGVLPGSTMAQRRQLFMAERDDLRTLLMYEPRGHASMSGAILQPPTRPDADYGVLFIEVSGCLPMCGHGTIGVATVLVETGMVPVVEPETVIRLDTPAGLVTARVQVRDGAAVSVTLENVASYSHALDEVVDVPGFGEVTYDIAYGGNFYAVVRTDDLGLEFSRDHRAALLDAGLAVMAAINEQRPVVHPEDASIDVCHHVYLEAPGSTPRHSRHAMAIHPGWFDRSPCGTGTSARLAQLHARGLLTVGDEMVNESFIGGRFLGTILGETTVGGRPAIRPAVTGRAWVTGTAQYLLDPTDPFPAGFLL
- a CDS encoding serine hydrolase gives rise to the protein MSERAADAAAALLRERLSALVSRAPGRVGVSVSLPGALRVDVDAEHVVPAASTIKVPVLVAALDACQRGRLALDTTVSLPLPGERVGGSGPLELLPSVRRLPLLEALTLMICLSDNDATNAVIDLVGRESVTASLALVPTRHTHLRRRLMDVRAAAEGIENTTTACDLVDLLVALRGGRLLDPEHTQTALAVLQRQQFREGLPAYLPESVPVASKTGSLHGVRSDMALIESVPGRFAAVAVVATGLAGPGGAGGELGADRGTAVLPLFAEVGELVASLL
- a CDS encoding (2Fe-2S)-binding protein, producing MTSSFDFDGRPVRYRPGQTVGAALVADGTRSWSRSGRTRRPMGLFCGIGVCFECLLTVDGVPDVRACLAPAHEAVAVHSQDGPPSRHPSHPSPTADELAEGAP
- a CDS encoding FAD-dependent oxidoreductase; the encoded protein is MTAVAGPATPYDVAVVGGGPAGLAAATTALAVGLRVVLVERATALGGQYWRQPAPSSGAGRLRFGELHDLHHGLDTFTRLCNRVLEGERAGRLRLLLRTQVWTAVRTEGLVVLSTAGTGAGASAGEVRARRVVIATGAHDVALPFPGWELPGVMTIGGLQALLKGSGVVAGQRVVLGGSGPFLLPVAVGLARRGATVLGVHEAASPQRWARHLPAVGRNPGRLAEGVAYAAELARYRIRVHPRSMIVQAEGADEVEAVTVQRLDARGHLVPHATRRISADTVGIGWGFAPVIDLAVTLGCAVAAGPDGRLVVTTDARQQTSVPEVLVAGETSGVGGAALALAEGELAGYAARDGLAGPLTPTPAAGPGSLRRRSTVGRRRDAQRAFASALHAVHPVPAAWSQALTGPTLLCRCEEVPVSAVRAVIARGVDGARPVRQLTRVGMGWCQGRTCEAACALLVAEAAGPSAAPPPPFERLVAQPVSLGLLAALDDRHDDDPPADEPFLDDVGRV